TGCTACCCTAGTTTGAAGAGATTTTAGAAGAGTATTAATTTTTGTCTTTTACTTATTATACCATATTCACATAAAAAAACGAACATTCTTGTTCTAAAAAATGCTCATTTTTCTTAAATTATTAATCTAAATCTGGTTTATAGAAGGAACGATTGTCCATTGCAAAGATTTTATTGGTCATCTCTCCCTTATCCACCAAAGCCAGAGCTGTTGACATCATCATCATGCTAGCATCCAGATTGTCAATCATATGGATAATCTCTGCTTCCATAATGCGTGGACGGACTGGACTTCCATACTCAAGCAAGCCGTGGTGACTGAGGATGACGTGACGAAGTAAAACGACTTCTTCCTTGGTATCATCGATGCCGAGTTCCATCACTGTTTTAGTAATTTCGCTATCAATCAAAGCAATATGCCCAAGGAGATTGCCTCGCACTGTATACTCAGTCTGGTCTGGTCCCGTCAACTCAATGACTTTCGCCAAATCATGCAACATAATCCCCGCATAAAGCAGGCTCTTATTGAGCTGAGGATAGACCTCGCTAATAGCATCCGCCAAACGCACCATGGTTGCCGTATGATAAGCCAAGCCCGTTTCAAAGGCATGGTGGTTAGTCTTGGCAGCTGGATAGGAGTAAAATTCCTTATCATACTTGGTGTAGAGCTTTCGGACAATCCGTTGCCAAACAGGATTTTCAATTTTAAAAATCATTTGCGACATATAGTCACGGATTTCCTTGACATCAACTGGCGACTTGACCTTGAAATCAGCTGGATCATTGGGTTCACCAGGCTGAGGCAGGCGGAGAGTAATTTGATTGACTTGAGGAGTGTTGTTATAAACTTCTCGGCGTCCTTTCATGTGGACAACCTTACCTGCAGTATAGGCCTCAACGTTATGAGGTTGGGCATCCCAGAGCTTCCCTTCAATCTCGCCACTATCATCTTGGAAGGTAAAGGCTAGGTAGTTTTTCCCAGCTCGAGTTTGCCTCAGGTCAGCTGATTTGATTAGGTAAAAGCCTTCAAATAGCTCATCTTTTTTCATGTGACTAATCTTCATATTCTTCCTCATCTTCTTGGAAATGGAATAGATCAAGCGCAGGCTCACCTTCTGACAACTCAATGTGACGGAGCGTCCGCTCGATAGCTGTAGTGCGACGGTTTAATAATTCATCAATATTGCCAGAGGCATGTTGGAGGTGTTTTTGTGCCTTAACCAGAATGCCACCAAACTTGCCAAACTCGGTCTTGACACTGGCAAGAGTCTTGCTGATATGGTCGGCACTCTTTTGGATATTGAGAGTTTTGAAACCAACTGATAGAGAGTTAAGCAGGGCTGATAGGGTACTTGGACCTGCGACAATAATCTGCTCCTCCCGTCTCAAATCATCAAAGAAGACAGGATTGCGGACGATTTCTGAGTAGAGACCTTCTGTCGGAACAAACAAAACTCCAAAATTGGTCGTCCGAGGCGGTGCTATGTACTTACTCTTGATATCCTTGGCAAAGCGCTTGACGCTTGCTAAAAGCGATTTACGACAACGTTCAATCTCGTCCCTATCACCTGCTTCATAAGCTTCTTCTAGGCGGTAATAATCTGCCAGTGGAAACTTGGAGTCAATCGGTAGGTAGACATATTCTTGGTCGCCTTGGCCAGGTAACTTGATGGCATACTCCACTCGTTCACTGGAGTTTTCAACCGTTGCGTATTCTCGTTCATACTGGGCAGGTGTCATGATGTCTTCGATGATTTGCCCCAGTTGCAATTCTCCCAGAATCCCTCGCGTTTTAGTTCCAGAGAGAACCTTGTTGAGGGCGCCAACATCGCGGGCAACTGTCTGCATTTCTCCAAGGCCACGATTGACAGACTCCAGTTGTTTGGAAACTGTCTCAAAGGAGGCTTGTAAACGCGTCTGCAAGGTCTTTTCTAGTTTTTCCTCTACTGTCTGGCGCATTTGTTCCAAACGTTGCTCATTTGATTCCTGCAAGGCTTGGAGACGTTGGTCAGTCTTATCCCTAGTTTGGAGGAGATTCTCAGTCATTTCTTGACGAACTTGAGTTAAGCCTTGGTGCAATTCGATTCGAACTTCTTGCAAACGGTCGCTGACAGCTACTTCCAAGTCTTTTTGATCTAACTGGCTGGCTTGTCTGGCTTGTTCAAAGCGGTAATCCAACTGGTCTGACAAGTGATCTGCCTGATCCTCCAAGCTCTTGGCTAGATATTTTTCCTGCTTATCCTGCCTCTGCCAAATCAGAAAGAGTCCAGCTAGGTTGGCAATCAATAATAGAACAAGTAAACTTTCCATCCTACCTCCTGTCCTTACTATGTAGCACGACCACATAGCCATCTGGGCAAGTCACCGAAACTTCCCTATCTATATATTCGTTAGAAGCGTACACTTTTTTAAAGAAAAAATTTTCCTCTGTCAACTCATACTTGGCACCAAGAATAGTCAACTGGCTATCCCGAACTGGCATAAAGGCTAGATAGTCGTAGTCTGAACGGGGATGTAGCTGACTAGTCCCTTCTGGACAATAGGCAATCAAGTTTTGCCCATCCTCAATCGCTATCTGACGCATATAGGGCGCCAACTTGGGATTGCTAGGCAGAAAGACATTGGCCAGCATATGATCAATACGCCCCCCTAGGGCACCAAAAATAGTAACCTGAGCCTGAGAATTCTTCTCAAAAATGGTTAAGAGAGCCAATTCCAAATCGGTATCATCTTTTTCTGGTCGGGCTTGGACAAAATGCTGAGCACGTTTTTGAATCACCTGTCGCTCTTCTTCCGTCACAGAATCAAAATCTCCGACTGCTAGAGCAAGAGGCAGCTTTTCTTCCAAGACCCAGAGCGAGCCTCGATCAACACCGACAAAGCTATCAAAGTCCGTCCGGTAATGACCGCGGTCTCCGCCAGCAAAAACAGCAACCCTAGTCCAGTTGTTTTCTGAGAGTTTGTACTCGCTCATTGACATCTCCCTTAAAGACATAGGAACCTGCTACAAAAACAGTCGCACCAGCTTCTTTGGCTTGAGCAATCGTTTTATCATCAATCCCACCATCCACTTCGATTTCAAAGTTCAAACCTTTTTCATCACGAAGGGCAACCAACTCACGAACCTTATCCATGGTCTCTGGTAGAAAGGCTTGTCCACCAAAGCCTGGGTTAACCGTCATGACTAAGACTTGGTCAACTAGGTGAAGAACGTGCTTGACGGCTTCAACTGGTGTGCCAGGATTGATAACGACTGAAGGCTTAACACCGAGTGAACGAATTTTTTGGAGGGCACCATGAATATGATTCGTTGCTTCCACATGGATACTGATGATATCCGCACCTGCACGCGCAAAGTCTTCTAAATGATGCTCTGGATTAGCTACCATCAAGTGGCAGTCAAAGACCATCTTACTATGAGGTCGAAGAGCTTCGACCACACCTGCACCAAAACTGATTTGTGGTACAAAGTGACCATCCATGATATCGATATGGGCATATTCTGCCCCAGTTGCTTCTAGACGTTTGATTTCACGTTCAAAGTTGGCATAATCTGCTGCCAGAATTGACGGAGCAATCTTGTATTGAGACATAGGGTTCTCCTTATTTTGGAATTTTTTTGCTGACTTTTTTATAGGTTTCTCTGCGATTTTCAATCTCACTGAGGAATTGCAGGTAGTTGTCAAAACGGAAGGACGCAATGATACCTTCTTCTACTGCCGGCTTCACTGCACAGGACGGCTCATGGGTATGGGTACAAGTGCGGAATTTGCAGTTTCGGCTGACACTAGCAATCTCTGGGAAGGCCTGATTGAGGTCTTCCGCCGTTGACACTTCATAATCCAGTGATGAAAAACCTGGTGTGTCTGCGATTTTACCTCCATTGAGATTATAAAAACTAACCGCTCGAGTAGTGTGGCGCCCGCGACCCAGACTGTCTGAAATTTCTCCTGTTTCAAGATTGAGGTCTGGTGCGATTTTATTGAGAAGAGTTGATTTTCCAACACCTGTCTGCCCCATAAAGACTGTAACCTTGCCTGTTAACAAAGGCAGGAGTCCCTCTTTACTGGTCACAAAGTCGTAGCCGATATCACCATAAGTCTGTTCATAAAAATCCAGTTCTTCTCTATCTTCCAACAAATCCATTTTGGAAATATAGACGATGGGATGGATGCCCTTATGCTCCAAAAGAACCAAGAACCGATCCAGCAAATTGCTGTTAAAATCAGGTTCCTTGACGGACATGATTACTACAGCTTGATCAATATTAACAATAGGCGGACGGACTAGACTGTTTTTCCGTTCATGAATTTTGAGGATATAGCCTTCTGAATTTTCCTCGGCAGAAAAGTCGACTAAATCCCCAACGTAGGGAGTATGGCCTTTTTTACGGAAATTCCCACGCGCGCGTGTTTGATAAACCTGACCATCACTTTCTACATAGTAGAACCCCGCCAAGGCTTTAATGATTTGTCCCTGCATTTTAAAGTCCTTGCCCTTTAAGTGCATCTGCTAGGCTGGCAAATTCTGCCAAGCTGAGAGCTTCCCCACGTACACTTGGTGACAAACCTGCTTGATCCAAGGCCTTGGTCAGCTTGTCCTTGACTTCCTCAGTCTTGCCAAAGTAACCTGTCAAGTTATTCCACAAGGTCTTGCGGCGATGGGTAAAACTAGCCTTGGAAATCTTAAAGAAGAAGTTCTCATCTTCTACTGCTACGGCTGGTTCTGGACGACGCACCATTTTCAAAATAGCAGAGTCCACGTTTGGCGCTGGCACAAAGACCGTACGAGGCACGATGAAGGCAACCTTGGCAGTCATGTAGTACTGAACCGCAATCGACAAGCTACCATAAGCCTTGGTGTTAGGCTGGGCTGAAATGCGGTCCGCCACTTCTTTCTGCATCATAACGACAAACTCACTAAAAGGAATCCCACTCTCGATTAAGTGCATGAGAATAGGTGTCGTGATGTAGTAAGGCAAGTTGGCTACTACCTTAATTGGCAGGTCAGGATTTTTAAAATTCTGGATATGTTGCGCCAAGTCAACCTTGAGAATGTCCTCATTGACCACGGTCACATTATCAAAATCACGCAAGGTATCTGCCAAAATCGGCACCAAACGATGGTCAATTTCAAAGGCCATGACCTGAGCCGCACGCTCAGCCAGAAACTCCGTTAAGGCACCAATCCCTGGGCCAATTTCAATGACATTAACTTGGTCATCAATCTCAGCCGTATCCACGATTTTTTGTAGGATATTGGTATCCGTCAAGAAGTTTTGCCCGAAAGACTTTTTAAAGGTAAAACCGTGACGCTCCAGCACTGCCTTGGTCACGCTATAATCTGCAATTCTCATCTATTCTCTTTTCTATTATCTGTTACTACTATTGTAACACATTCCCCTTACATTTGGGGTCTGCTTAGCTGTTCTCATAAGATTTCATAGCTTCTTCCACTTCTGCCAAGGTAACCCCAAACAACTCTAGGCGTTTGAGGAGTTGCTTGCCGTTGGAATAGCCGATTCGGAGAGCCTCTCCTAGATATTCTCTGCGCTTACGGCTATCTGCCCCTGCTAGAAAACCAAGGCGAATCAAGTCGCTACGACTGATGTCAAACTGACTCTCATGTTCAAATTGTTCTGTCACCTGAGCTAGAGCCGTTTTCAGGTCTTCATAGTCAGCATGTTCGATTCCCAGAGAACGCCCCTTGGTTTTAGACTTAGGAACAGCTTCATCTCGTTTGAGGAAGGCATGCTGAACTGTTGGAATGGCCGTCATAATCATACGACGAATCCGCTCCCCATTAAAATCTGGGTCTGTAAAGACAATGACTCCATGAAGCTCATGTAGATGCTGAATACGTGCAATATCTTGCTCATTGATGGCAGAACCTCGTGTCTCATAGGTCTCTACATCGAAATAACGTTTGAGATTGGCCGTATCATCGCGACCTTCAACCACGATAACTTGGGAAATTTTCTCTTTCATTACTTGCTGTCCAATCCAAAAATTCGTTCTGCATTTGCAGTCGTTGCTGCCGCTAGCTCTTCTGTCGTCATACCACGCAAGTCGGCGATAAAGTCCACTACATAACGAGTATAGGCTGTTTTATTTTCACGACCTCGTTTAGGAACAGGAGCCAGGTAGGGAGCATCTGTTTCCACTAACATCTTGTCCAAAGGAAGTTCTCTAGCAGCCTCTTGTATATCAGTTGCCTTCTTGAAAGTCACCACTCCTGAGAAGGAAATGGTCATGCCAAGCTCCACAAACTTCTCAGCCCATTCAAGAGTTCCTGAGAATGAGTGCATGATACCACCTCGAGGACCAACGCCCTCACTCTTGATAATTTCATAAGTATCTTCTAGCGCATCACGGGTATGGACAACAAAAGGCAAATCCAAGTCCTTAGATAGCTGAATCTGACGGCGAAAAACCTGCTCCTGCACCTCTTTTGGCGCTGTCATCCAATGGTAGTCCAAACCAATCTCACCCAAGGCAACTACCTTGGGATGCTTGAGCTTGTCAAGCAAGTAGGCTTCAATCTCCTCTGTATAAGTACCAGCTTCTGTCGGATGCCAACCAATAGTTACGTAGAGTTGGTCGTACTTATCCACCAACTCCAAAGCACACTCAATCGTCGGCTGATCAAAACCAACAATATTCATCTGTGTCACACCCATCTCAGTAGCTAAGGCGATTTCTTCTGCCTCACGACCTGCAAATTCTTCTACATTCAAGTGTGTATGTGTATCAAAAATCATCTCTTCTAACCTCGTTTTCTATCTTCTATTATACCAAAAAACTGCCCTCTCTCCTCATCTGTACAAAATATTCTAAAATCCATCGTCGTCTCTTGACGCTATTTTCCCAAAGCAGTATAATAGCACTTATTGAAATTTTCAGAAAAGGAAAATACCATGTTTACAAAATTAAAACAGACTTTTATCGGTCGTCCTCTTAAGTCCTTAACAGAAGGCGAGGGAGGTCTGCTGGGAAAAATGCAGGCCTTGGCCATGTTGTCAAGCGACGCTCTATCTTCCATTGCCTATGGGCCTGAGCAAGTAGTCCTCGTCTTGACTAGTCTCTCTCCTCTTGCGATATGGTGGAGCCTTCCTATCGGCCTCTTTGTCCTCCTGCTCCTAGCTAGCCTGACCGTCTCCTACCGTCAAATCATCCATGCCTACCCTCAAGGGGGAGGGGCCTATATGGTTACTCGAGAAAATCTATCTCCAGAACTTGGCTTGATTGCTGGAGGTAGTCTTCTGGTTGACTATATGCTGACCGTAGCGGTATCTGTTTCATCTGGAGCGGACGCTATCACAGCAGCTCTTCCTGCTCTCCACCCATACAACCTCCACATCTCTATTTTTCTGGTTTGCTTGCTCATGCTCTTGAACTTACGGGGCTTAAAAGAATCTGCCAGTTCACTGATGATTCCTGTCTATCTCTTTATCATCAGTACTGTCTTTCTCTTGCTCTATGGAATCTTTCAACTAGTGACAGGTTCTCTCAGCTATCAGGCAACTTCACCTATTGGGCATGCTATTCCGAACCTATCTATCGTTCTCATTCTAAGAGCTTTTACCAGCGGATCTGCCTCTCTGACAGGGGTCGAAGCTATTTCAAATGCCGTTCCCTTTTTCAAGGCTCCAAAAGAAAAGAATGCCGCTCAAACCTTGACCATCATGTCACTGATTTTAGGTTTTCTTTTTGCTGGTATCACCCTTCTAAACTACTGGATGGGGATTCTGCCTCAACACGGAGAAACTATTCTTTCACAGATGGCTCAAGGCATCCTTGGTAATTCCTTCATAGGCCACCTTGGGTATTATCTCTTCCAATTCTCCACAGCCTTGATTTTAGCCGTAGCTGCAAATACTGGCTTTTCAGCCTTTCCTATGCTGGCTTACAATATGGCTAAAAACAAATACATGCCCCATCTCTTTATGGAAAAAGGAGACCGCCTAGGCTACTCTAATGGAATTTTAACTCTGGCATTTGGGGCTATGATTCTTCTTCTCATTTTTAATGGCAATACCGAACGTTTGATTCCCCTTTATACTATCGGGGTCTTCGTGCCCTTTGCCCTTTCTCAGACTGGGATGATTCGTCATTGGAAAAAAGAAAAAGGGGCAAATTTCTTAAAACCTGCCCTTGCCAATATCCTTGGAGCCATCATTTGCTACGCTATCGTGCTGATCCTGCTCTTTTTCCGTCTCAGTGATATCTGGCCTTTCTTCCCCATTATTCTCGTACTCACCCTACTCTTCTTGGCGATTCACAGTCATTACCAAAAAGTAGCCCAACAACTGCGACTCTATGAAGGAATCCAAAAACGTACCTACGATGGCAATCTTGTCCTCGTCCTAGTAGGAAATGTCACCCGAGTTAGCATCGGAGCCATTAACTACGCTCAAAGTATAGGTGATGAAGTCTTAGCCATGCACATTTCTACTAAGGAAACAGCAGAGAAAGACCAAGAAATTCTCCAAGAATTTGCCGATTACTTCCCAACCATTACTCTGAAAAATATCAAGACCAGCTATCGCGACATCATCACCCCTACTGTCAAGTATGTCAAACGGATTTCCGAGGAAGCTCAGAAGAAGAACTATACAGTCACTGTTCTCGTCCCCCAGTTTATCCCTAATAAACCTTGGCAAAATATCCTGCACAATCAGATGAGTCTCAAACTCAAATATGCCCTTCGTTGGCACCAAGACGTCGTTGTCGCTAGCTACTCTTATCACTTAAAAGAATAAAGAAAAGGCCCTACCAGAACCGAGAAGCGTCTGGTGAGGCCTTTTTTCTGAATCCAGTCACTATGCCTGTACTCAATGAAAATCAAAGAGCAAACTAGGAAGCTAGCCGCATGCTGCTCAAAGCACTGCTTTGAGGTCGTAGATGAAACTGACGAAGTCAGCTCAAAACACTGTTTTGAGGTTGCAGATAGAACTGACGAAGTCAGTAACATACCTACGGTAAGGCAACGCTGACGTGGTTTGAAGAGATTTTCGAAGAGTATTAACCGAAAAGCATGACTAGGAATATCATTGAATGTGGTTAACTAAATCTTCCTGAGCTTTTTTATTTGACTCAGCTTTTTCTTTTAGCCATTTTTCGTAGAGTTCTTGGTACTGTTTAGCAGTTACTGGCTCTTTTTGCAATTCAACATATTTGTAGTTGTCCGCATTTCCCTTATGACCAACGAATGAGAATGGTCCTGTAAACGGTACAGTCTTACGGAAGATTGGATTAGCTCCACCACTTTGAACCGGTAGGAACAAGGCGCTATCTGTCAACCAAGCTTGGGCTTCAGCATATTTTTCATAGCGGGCTTGAGTATCTTTAATTTCTGCGTCTGCCTGATCCAAGAGTTTCTTGTAGTCAGCAAGACCAATCTTGTCCTTAACTTCCTTGTCTTTTCCTTCAGACAAGCCCATGTTTTTCAACTGAGAACCTGTCTCTGGATCAAGGATCGCTAGGTAAGTCTTAGGATCTGAGTAATCTCCACCCCATCCTGAGATGTCGATATCGTAGTCTTTTTGTTCTGCTGTATCTGCAAAGTAGGTTGCCTGATCTTTTTCATCTGGAGAAAGTTGGATAACATCAATGACTACATTATCCTTACCAAGAGTTTCTTCCACTGTTTGTTTGAACGATCCAGCCTGTTGCACATCCAACTTAGCAGTCTGGTCAACTGGCATATCCAAATGAATTGGGAAAGTTACTCCCTGTGCTTGCAGACTTTCTTTGGCCTTGGCAAACTTCTCTTTGGCCTTTTCAGGATTCAAGAAGGCTTGCTTACCATCGTTTAGGTTGATATTTACCCAATCTTTACCGTAGTTGACAATTTTTTCATTGACAATATCACCAAAGTTCTTATCCCCAACTTGGACAAAGTTACTTGGTGTAACTGTGTTACGCAAGATACGGTCTGCTCCATCTTCACCATTTGTCTGTGCTGCATAAGCATGACGGTCAAAGGCAAAGTTGATAGCCTGACGGAAATCTTTATTCTGCATAGCTGCGCGTGAATCTGTCTTTTCCTTATCAGACTGTTTCATCGTCTGCTTGTAGCTTTGACGATTAACGTTGAAAAGATAATAGAAAGTCACTGAGTTTTGTGGTGTGTAGGTAATCTTGTCCTCATTGCCCTTCTTGAGTTCAGCAAATACTGAACTTGTTGGGAAGATACGGCCATCAGTATAGTTACCATCCAAGAAACCTCTAGCAATGCTGTCTTGGTCAGAACCGTCAAAGAAAGAGAGTTTCACTTTCTCGATTTTAACATTATCCTTATCCCAGTAATTAGGGTTTTTGTCAAGTTCAATCAAAGATTTGGATGTGAAGGATTTAAACAAGTAAGGACCATTTGACAAGATACTTGATGGTGTCACACTTCCAAAGTCATCTCCCTGAGACTTCAAGAAGGCTTCATTTACAGGACTAAGGATACTTGCTGTTGTTTTAGAGTTCCAATAAGTTTCAGGTTGGTTGAGAGTGTATTGTAGAGTGTAATCATCCACTGCCTTAACACCAACAGTACCAAAATCAGATGATTTCCCTTCAACATAATCTGCTAGACCCTTGATAGAGTCTTGTACCAAGTACAAGTTTTCAGCCTTTTTATCAGCCGCATACTTAAGACCTGTCACAAAGTCATGAGCGGTTACATCTGCATACTCTTCTCCTTCAGAAGTGTACCATTTAGCCCCCTGACGGATTTTATAAGTGTAGGTCAATCCATCTTTTGACACCGTCCATGACTCAGCCATAGAGGGAATGAGATTGCCATACTGGTCGTTTTCCAACAAACCATCAATCAAGTTGGTTGTGATACTAGATGTAGAGTCTCGTGTAGAGGTAATATAATCCAAGGTATCTGGGTTATTGACAAAGATATAAGAGTAAGTCTTGTCTGCATTACTTGATTGAGATGATCCACACGCTGCTAAAGCTAGACCTGCTGTCAAAGCCATAGCTCCAAACAGCATCACTTTTGATTTCTTCATGATTATTCTCCATTTTTACAGTATGTGAAATATTATACACTATTCGAGCAAAAATATAAAGCTTTTTGTACTTTTTTACAAAAATAAAAATCAGTAGACTCGAGTTCCTACTGATTTTTGATAGAATTCGTTTGGATTATGCAGCCAAAACTTTGCGTCCTTTACGACGACGAGCTGCCAATACGCGACGACCGTTTTTAGTTGACATACGGTTACGGAATCCGTGTTTGCGCGCACGACGAAGTTTACTTGGTTGATAAGTACGTTTCACGATGAATACCTCCTCATAGATTTTGTATTCGTTTAGCCGGCTATAAAGTGATCAGTTACTAAACATACTTTACTATTCTATCTGATTCTTTTACTTTTGTCAATAGCTCAAGGCAAATGTTTCCAGCTTTTTCGAATGTAAGCCCTATCTACGATACTGTTTCAAGAAACGAGTCATCTTTTCTTGGATTTGGGCTAGTTCATCAACACGAGGAAGGTAAACAATACGGAAGTGGTCTGGTTCCTGCCAGTTAAAGCCTCGACCATGAACCAAGAGAACCTTTTCCTGCTTCAAGAAATCAAGGACAAACTGCTCATCATCATCGATACGGTACATATTGCGATCGATTTTAGGGAAGATATAGAGTCCAGCCTTGGGTTTAACCGCAGACAAACCTGGAATATCTTGAATGGCATTGTAAATGAAATTTCTTTGCTCATAAATTCGTCCACCAGGAAGGAGCAATTCATCGACCGACTGGTGACCACCCAAGGAAGTTTGTACGACTTGTTGGGCCAAAACGTTAGAGCAAAGGCGCATATTGGATAGCATATTGAGCCCTTCGATATAGCCCTTGACATGAGTCTTAGGTCCAGACAAGACCATCCAACCCACACGGAAACCAGCGATACGATGGGATTTTGACAGACCATTCATGCTGACACAGAAGACATCTGGTGCCAAGCTAGCCACAGGCGTATGCACATGTCCATCCATGACCATGCGGTCGTAGATTTCATCCGCAAAGATAATCAAATCGTTTTGACGGGCAATCTCAATAATCTCCAACAAGAGTTCCTTAGGATAAAGGGCTCCAGTTGGATTATTTGGATTGATAAGGACGATTGCCTTGGTATTGGAAGTAATTTTTGACTTGATATCGTCAATATCTGGGTACCATTCTGCAGCTTCATCACAGATATAGTGAACGGCATTTCCCCCAGCTAGGCTGACAGCGGCTGTCCAGAGAGGATAGTCTGGCATTGGCACCAAGACCTCATCCCCATTGTCCAAAAGCCCCTGCATAGACATGACAATCAACTCACTAACACCATTTCCAAGGTAAATATCATCAATATCTACGTTTGGGAATTTCTTCAATTGGCAATACTGCATGATGGCCTTACGGGCTGAGAAAATCCCTTTGGAGTCAGAATAACCTTCACTATCACGCGCATTCATAATCAAGTCATGAATGACCTCGTCTGGCGCTGTAAAGCCAAATTCTGCTGGATTTCCTGTATTCAGACGTAAAATCTTTTCTCCGTTTGCTCGCATTCGCATGGCTTCTTCCAAAACAGGACCACGGATATCATAAGCAACATGCTCTAACTTACTAGACTTGTTATATTCTTTCATCTTGTTTCCTCAATTCATCAGGATAGTAACATTATACCACTAGAAAGAAAATGCGACAAGTTTACTGAATTGTGTTACTAAGTTCGTATAGAAGAAAAACCTCGCTAAAAGCGAGGTCAAGACAGGGGAGATAGCAGGTATTTTGCCAAAGAAAGATCACATACCAAAAGATAAAACTAGAAAAAGCAAGCCTAAAAAGGAGTCATAAAGAAGATTGAACATGAGGAAAAGTCCCCATATCATCAAGTAATCCCAACGCCCACTTCGTTTTGCAACTAGGAATAAGATTAGATGGTAGAGTACATGAAAGACTAAAAAACCAATAAAACCTGGATAAAGAAACGGTACCAGACTCTCTAATTGCCAGATCATGATAACTTCTACCAAGACTGAAACTAGGATGATTCCATAATAAAGGAAATTTGATTTTTGAAAAGAGTTTTTCATCATTCTCCCTCCCTTCACTTCTTTCCTGCTATCCTT
Above is a genomic segment from Streptococcus sp. SN-1 containing:
- a CDS encoding 3'-5' exoribonuclease YhaM family protein; translated protein: MKISHMKKDELFEGFYLIKSADLRQTRAGKNYLAFTFQDDSGEIEGKLWDAQPHNVEAYTAGKVVHMKGRREVYNNTPQVNQITLRLPQPGEPNDPADFKVKSPVDVKEIRDYMSQMIFKIENPVWQRIVRKLYTKYDKEFYSYPAAKTNHHAFETGLAYHTATMVRLADAISEVYPQLNKSLLYAGIMLHDLAKVIELTGPDQTEYTVRGNLLGHIALIDSEITKTVMELGIDDTKEEVVLLRHVILSHHGLLEYGSPVRPRIMEAEIIHMIDNLDASMMMMSTALALVDKGEMTNKIFAMDNRSFYKPDLD
- the rmuC gene encoding DNA recombination protein RmuC — its product is MESLLVLLLIANLAGLFLIWQRQDKQEKYLAKSLEDQADHLSDQLDYRFEQARQASQLDQKDLEVAVSDRLQEVRIELHQGLTQVRQEMTENLLQTRDKTDQRLQALQESNEQRLEQMRQTVEEKLEKTLQTRLQASFETVSKQLESVNRGLGEMQTVARDVGALNKVLSGTKTRGILGELQLGQIIEDIMTPAQYEREYATVENSSERVEYAIKLPGQGDQEYVYLPIDSKFPLADYYRLEEAYEAGDRDEIERCRKSLLASVKRFAKDIKSKYIAPPRTTNFGVLFVPTEGLYSEIVRNPVFFDDLRREEQIIVAGPSTLSALLNSLSVGFKTLNIQKSADHISKTLASVKTEFGKFGGILVKAQKHLQHASGNIDELLNRRTTAIERTLRHIELSEGEPALDLFHFQEDEEEYED
- a CDS encoding thiamine diphosphokinase, producing MSEYKLSENNWTRVAVFAGGDRGHYRTDFDSFVGVDRGSLWVLEEKLPLALAVGDFDSVTEEERQVIQKRAQHFVQARPEKDDTDLELALLTIFEKNSQAQVTIFGALGGRIDHMLANVFLPSNPKLAPYMRQIAIEDGQNLIAYCPEGTSQLHPRSDYDYLAFMPVRDSQLTILGAKYELTEENFFFKKVYASNEYIDREVSVTCPDGYVVVLHSKDRR
- the rpe gene encoding ribulose-phosphate 3-epimerase → MSQYKIAPSILAADYANFEREIKRLEATGAEYAHIDIMDGHFVPQISFGAGVVEALRPHSKMVFDCHLMVANPEHHLEDFARAGADIISIHVEATNHIHGALQKIRSLGVKPSVVINPGTPVEAVKHVLHLVDQVLVMTVNPGFGGQAFLPETMDKVRELVALRDEKGLNFEIEVDGGIDDKTIAQAKEAGATVFVAGSYVFKGDVNERVQTLRKQLD
- the rsgA gene encoding ribosome small subunit-dependent GTPase A, yielding MQGQIIKALAGFYYVESDGQVYQTRARGNFRKKGHTPYVGDLVDFSAEENSEGYILKIHERKNSLVRPPIVNIDQAVVIMSVKEPDFNSNLLDRFLVLLEHKGIHPIVYISKMDLLEDREELDFYEQTYGDIGYDFVTSKEGLLPLLTGKVTVFMGQTGVGKSTLLNKIAPDLNLETGEISDSLGRGRHTTRAVSFYNLNGGKIADTPGFSSLDYEVSTAEDLNQAFPEIASVSRNCKFRTCTHTHEPSCAVKPAVEEGIIASFRFDNYLQFLSEIENRRETYKKVSKKIPK
- the rsmA gene encoding 16S rRNA (adenine(1518)-N(6)/adenine(1519)-N(6))-dimethyltransferase RsmA produces the protein MRIADYSVTKAVLERHGFTFKKSFGQNFLTDTNILQKIVDTAEIDDQVNVIEIGPGIGALTEFLAERAAQVMAFEIDHRLVPILADTLRDFDNVTVVNEDILKVDLAQHIQNFKNPDLPIKVVANLPYYITTPILMHLIESGIPFSEFVVMMQKEVADRISAQPNTKAYGSLSIAVQYYMTAKVAFIVPRTVFVPAPNVDSAILKMVRRPEPAVAVEDENFFFKISKASFTHRRKTLWNNLTGYFGKTEEVKDKLTKALDQAGLSPSVRGEALSLAEFASLADALKGQGL
- the rnmV gene encoding ribonuclease M5, translating into MKEKISQVIVVEGRDDTANLKRYFDVETYETRGSAINEQDIARIQHLHELHGVIVFTDPDFNGERIRRMIMTAIPTVQHAFLKRDEAVPKSKTKGRSLGIEHADYEDLKTALAQVTEQFEHESQFDISRSDLIRLGFLAGADSRKRREYLGEALRIGYSNGKQLLKRLELFGVTLAEVEEAMKSYENS
- a CDS encoding TatD family hydrolase; translated protein: MIFDTHTHLNVEEFAGREAEEIALATEMGVTQMNIVGFDQPTIECALELVDKYDQLYVTIGWHPTEAGTYTEEIEAYLLDKLKHPKVVALGEIGLDYHWMTAPKEVQEQVFRRQIQLSKDLDLPFVVHTRDALEDTYEIIKSEGVGPRGGIMHSFSGTLEWAEKFVELGMTISFSGVVTFKKATDIQEAARELPLDKMLVETDAPYLAPVPKRGRENKTAYTRYVVDFIADLRGMTTEELAAATTANAERIFGLDSK